A window of the Branchiostoma floridae strain S238N-H82 chromosome 12, Bfl_VNyyK, whole genome shotgun sequence genome harbors these coding sequences:
- the LOC118427852 gene encoding ferruginol synthase-like, with protein sequence MGNALGYLKWLRSYNQVFSPDRHEDFVETNIGFPCRVVTGNKAVQSVFDIDLFRKEEFCFGPVEVRQDFTDGVCPSITSNGKIHERRKALMMDVIAEAYKEIPASTANAVLSSIASWGRRPTDFESKLFAVSAGALLPTIFGKTTHFNAEEIEVYMSGMIELKPDSFLATLLALLEGNKRIEGRRAMANILEKMRTSERYLQLMDLGKSHGFDKTDTTAQLLFMATFNAVVGMAANLVASFARLDTIRAEDREELREEALAALKKHGGLTGEALAEMPKTESFVLEVLRASPSPDFWSTIATRPATVQYSTESGPQKIKAGERVYASSYWALRDPAVFDKPDDFVWRRFLGPEGKARREHHVIFHGRLIDTPAPSNHMCPGKDVGLSVIKGSIAILNTFFGWDLEEPPVWTGTYAARLGKPDREVKIKSFWLQHPNVLKEIFPSNFDDIIDLITCD encoded by the exons ATGGGTAACGCATTGGGATATCTGAAATGGCTGAGGAGCTACAATCAGGTGTTCTCACCTGATCGCCATGAAGATTTCGTGGAGACAAACATCGGATTTCCGTGTCGCGTGGTGACCGGGAACAAGGCCGTGCAGTCTGTGTTTGATATCGACCTTTTCAGAAAGGAGGAATTTTGTTTTGGCCCAGTAGAAGTCCGGCAGGACTTTACGGACGGGGTCTGTCCAAGCATCACGTCCAACGGAAAAATCCACGAGAGAAGGAAGGCGCTGATGATGGATGTCATCGCTGAGGCTTACAAAGAGATCCCGGCCTCGACAGCAAACGCCGTGCTATCTAGCATAGCCAGCTGGGGACGCAGACCGACCGACTTCGAATCAAAGCTGTTTGCAGTGTCGGCGGGAGCTCTCCTTCCCACCATCTTCgggaaaacaacacatttcaatGCTGAGGAAATCGAGGTCTATATGAGTGGTATGATTGAATTAAAACCAGACAGCTTCCTGGCAACATTGTTGGCGTTGTTGGAGGGAAATAAGCGAATTGAGGGGCGTCGGGCAATGGCAAACATCCTCGAGAAAATGAGGACATCAGAGAG gtACCTGCAACTGATGGATCTCGGCAAATCACATGGGTTCGATAAGACAGACACAACGGCGCAGCTGCTCTTTATGGCAACGTTCAACGCAGTTGTCGGCATGGCAGCAAACCTGGTCGCATCCTTCGCCCGCTTGGACACCATCCGCGCAGAAGACCGGGAGGAGCTACGGGAGGAGGCGCTTGCCGCTCTGAAGAAACACGGAGGCCTGACCGGCGAGGCTCTGGCGGAGATGCCGAAAACAGAAAGCTTCGTGTTGGAAGTCCTGCGGGCCAGTCCAAGCCCGGATTTCTGGAGCACCATTGCTACACGCCCAGCGACTGTCCAGTACTCAACAGAGAGTGGGCCACAGAAG ATTAAAGCTGGCGAACGTGTGTATGCAAGTTCCTACTGGGCATTGAGGGACCCTGCTGTTTTCGACAAACCAGACGACTTCGTGTGGCGCAGGTTTCTCGGCCCTGAGGGTAAAGCTCGTAGGGAACACCACGTTATCTTTCACGGGCGACTCATCGACACACCCGCGCCCAGCAACCACATGTGCCCGGGGAAAGACGTCGGGCTGTCGGTGATCAAAGGTAGCATCGCCATTCTCAACACCTTCTTTGGGTGGGACCTCGAGGAGCCGCCGGTGTGGACGGGAACGTACGCAGCTCGTTTGGGGAAGCCTGACAGGGAAGTCAAAATCAAGTCATTCTGGTTGCAACATCCCAACGTGTTGAAAGAGATTTTTCCATCCAACTTTGATGACATCATTGAC TTGATCACGTGTGACTGA